The following are from one region of the Leucobacter sp. Psy1 genome:
- a CDS encoding thymidine phosphorylase produces MSPEPFDAVDVIRAKRDGGDVPEPALRWMVDAYTRGYVSDAQMASFAMAVFQRGMSRDEIRVLTDAMIASGERLSFADLGKRTVDKHSTGGVGDKITLPLAPLVASFGVAVPQLSGRGLGHTGGTLDKLESIPGWRAALSNDEFFAQLAGEVGAVICAAGSGLAPADKKLYALRDVTGTVDAIPLIASSIMSKKIAEGTDALVLDVKFGSGAFMQRIDDARELAETMVALGTDSGVTTTALLTDMSTPLGLAIGNANEVRESVEILAGGGPADVRELTVALAREMLAASGQPDADVEAALDDGRAMDTWNAMIRAQGGDPSAPLPTAPETHTVVAPTSGVVTRIEALPFGIGAWRLGAGRARAEDAVVFSAGIDLHAKPGDRVEAGQPLFTLSAEDAARFDRALDAVDGAWEIGDAALERGPLVRERITA; encoded by the coding sequence GTGAGCCCAGAACCCTTCGACGCCGTCGATGTGATCCGCGCCAAGCGAGACGGGGGTGACGTGCCGGAGCCCGCTTTGCGGTGGATGGTCGACGCGTACACCCGCGGCTACGTCTCCGACGCGCAGATGGCGTCGTTCGCGATGGCGGTCTTCCAGCGCGGCATGAGCCGGGACGAGATCCGTGTGCTCACGGACGCCATGATCGCGTCGGGGGAGCGGCTGAGCTTCGCCGACCTCGGCAAGCGCACCGTGGACAAGCACTCGACCGGGGGCGTCGGCGACAAGATCACGCTGCCCCTGGCGCCGCTCGTCGCCTCGTTCGGCGTCGCGGTTCCGCAGCTGTCCGGCCGGGGCCTCGGACACACGGGTGGCACGCTCGACAAGCTCGAGTCGATTCCCGGCTGGCGCGCCGCGCTGTCGAACGACGAGTTCTTCGCGCAGCTCGCCGGCGAGGTGGGCGCTGTGATCTGCGCAGCGGGATCGGGGCTCGCCCCCGCCGACAAGAAGCTCTACGCGCTTCGCGATGTCACCGGTACCGTTGATGCGATCCCGCTCATCGCGTCGAGCATCATGTCGAAGAAGATTGCCGAGGGCACCGACGCGCTCGTGCTCGACGTCAAGTTCGGATCGGGCGCCTTCATGCAGCGCATCGACGACGCCCGCGAGCTCGCCGAGACGATGGTCGCGCTCGGCACGGACTCCGGTGTCACGACGACAGCGCTGCTGACCGATATGTCGACCCCGCTCGGTCTCGCGATCGGCAATGCGAACGAGGTGCGTGAGTCCGTCGAGATCCTCGCAGGAGGCGGACCCGCCGATGTGCGTGAGCTCACGGTCGCGCTCGCCCGCGAAATGCTCGCGGCCTCCGGTCAGCCGGACGCCGACGTGGAGGCGGCGCTCGATGACGGCCGCGCCATGGACACCTGGAACGCGATGATCCGGGCGCAGGGCGGGGATCCTTCCGCGCCGCTGCCCACGGCTCCCGAGACGCACACCGTCGTCGCGCCGACGTCGGGTGTGGTGACGCGGATCGAAGCGCTCCCGTTCGGCATCGGGGCGTGGCGACTCGGGGCAGGGCGCGCCCGTGCCGAGGATGCCGTCGTCTTCTCGGCCGGCATCGACCTGCACGCGAAGCCCGGTGATCGGGTCGAGGCCGGGCAGCCGCTCTTCACGCTCTCCGCCGAGGACGCCGCGCGCTTCGATCGCGCGCTCGATGCCGTCGACGGTGCCTGGGAGATCGGCGATGCTGCGCTCGAGCGCGGTCCGCTCGTGCGTGAGCGCATCACGGCCTAG
- a CDS encoding DUF58 domain-containing protein, protein MSVRRRAARPADRRHWWRRPPVTLTRRGTGVLCTGAALGAAWFGVGIRDLWYLAALLVALVMVAAIIVISLPRAARLRPILTTDDPTPTAGTRFAVALQVHARLPATIPVELEWAAGGGRQRLVAGPETTAPRIVTCTAHRRGPLRVGVGALIVQDPLGLARHRVRSRAGLDVLVLPALVHDLPEPRGGVSVHGASAAPAGRTTAQVSGEPSGSVREYRTGDAIRQVHWKQSARQGQLLVNVPEDAEVSERTILIDTDPASYAAPRVGEAADAAVGAPDAEPDAPAADRFEHAVSTAATLAVHWQREGHPVRLIVGHGEAHGLDAPDDALILLARATLSTETDDHPLPRIDAVVTGRATPELWERLPDPGVELYAVSDIGAGHGA, encoded by the coding sequence GTGAGCGTCAGACGCCGAGCAGCGCGACCAGCCGACCGTCGGCACTGGTGGCGCCGACCGCCGGTGACGCTCACGCGCCGCGGCACCGGAGTCCTCTGCACGGGTGCAGCACTCGGTGCCGCCTGGTTCGGCGTCGGGATCCGCGATCTCTGGTACCTCGCCGCCCTCCTCGTGGCACTCGTCATGGTCGCTGCGATCATCGTGATCTCGCTCCCCCGTGCAGCACGACTCCGGCCGATCCTCACCACTGACGACCCGACCCCGACCGCCGGCACGCGCTTCGCAGTCGCTCTTCAGGTGCACGCGAGACTGCCAGCGACGATCCCCGTTGAGCTCGAATGGGCTGCAGGCGGTGGACGCCAGCGCCTGGTCGCCGGCCCCGAGACGACTGCGCCCCGGATCGTGACCTGCACGGCGCACCGCCGAGGTCCGCTCAGGGTCGGCGTCGGGGCGCTCATCGTGCAGGATCCGCTCGGCCTCGCTCGGCACCGCGTGCGGAGCCGCGCCGGCCTCGACGTGCTCGTCCTCCCCGCACTCGTGCACGATCTCCCCGAGCCGCGGGGCGGCGTCAGCGTGCACGGCGCCTCCGCAGCCCCGGCCGGGCGCACCACCGCTCAGGTCTCAGGCGAACCCAGCGGATCCGTTCGCGAGTACCGGACCGGCGACGCCATCCGCCAGGTGCACTGGAAGCAGAGCGCCAGACAAGGGCAGCTGCTCGTCAATGTTCCCGAGGACGCCGAGGTCTCCGAACGCACCATCCTCATCGACACCGACCCGGCGAGCTACGCTGCTCCGCGGGTCGGCGAAGCAGCAGACGCAGCGGTTGGCGCACCGGACGCCGAACCTGACGCCCCGGCGGCAGACCGTTTCGAGCACGCCGTCTCCACCGCCGCGACCCTCGCGGTGCACTGGCAGCGCGAGGGTCACCCGGTGCGCCTCATCGTCGGTCACGGTGAGGCACACGGACTCGATGCACCGGATGACGCGCTCATCCTGCTCGCGCGAGCGACCCTCAGCACGGAGACCGACGACCACCCGTTGCCGCGGATCGACGCCGTGGTCACCGGACGAGCGACACCGGAGCTGTGGGAGCGCCTACCCGATCCGGGAGTGGAGCTCTACGCCGTCTCCGACATCGGAGCAGGCCATGGTGCGTGA
- a CDS encoding cytidine deaminase, which yields MADTTPVDWSALRAAAVEAGTHAYVPYSQYPVGAAALTEDGRLVTGCNVENSSYGLTLCAECGLVSELHRSGGGRLAAFVCVNGSGEIIMPCGRCRQLLVEHAAPGMQFDTVSGVRTLDEVLPDAFGRGDIDDYRATQRSDS from the coding sequence GTGGCTGACACAACCCCCGTGGACTGGTCCGCTCTGCGCGCTGCCGCAGTGGAAGCGGGCACCCACGCCTACGTCCCGTATTCCCAGTACCCCGTCGGCGCGGCCGCGCTCACCGAAGACGGGCGGCTCGTGACGGGCTGCAACGTTGAGAACTCGTCGTACGGCCTGACGCTGTGCGCCGAGTGCGGGCTCGTCTCCGAGCTCCACCGAAGCGGCGGAGGGCGACTCGCGGCCTTCGTCTGCGTCAACGGGTCGGGCGAGATCATCATGCCGTGCGGGCGCTGCAGGCAACTGCTCGTCGAGCACGCCGCTCCCGGCATGCAGTTCGACACCGTGTCGGGGGTCCGCACCCTCGATGAGGTCCTGCCCGACGCCTTCGGGCGGGGCGATATCGACGACTACCGAGCGACTCAGAGGAGCGATTCGTGA
- a CDS encoding transglutaminase domain-containing protein yields the protein MVRDARGRTARNSGAPERARILIAGTALACLFALVLVALTAVFAADGWLPRAIVIAVGAVLGSAGARALLPGSTGTWRAGVLAAVTGTLVGGAAWAAPLVASGRLRTWLELPNDLVQQISLELTIGAAPVRPSPELGDVICTAVLLISVVVVVLFSTRALLASGITVALLLLATPIVTTRGVDPLTLVIAGLLLAVILWAGSPTLRPGGLVAAGVAVAVAAGAVSLAPPTRDRVWNSANVTAPVGSNTPDVSLALADDLRERSNTPAFSFVAEDRSPLRFTLATVADFSGGRWQPQDALTSDGLDVTVERDPAQLPPQTESTAPVDRSISLQITIDGLVSEWMPLPQSTAIVGTARGGGIDTDQWLWVDAAAAARSERSATQRGDSYMALYTPFDRFPASPRPEGGRNAANAVPIPTPETEPRITDPASAPPEMQEYLELPGEVPQSISDAAERLRVSAGSDDRLVIAETIERWFRSGAFTYDESAPSTADDDADDPYAIMETFLADRSGFCIHYASTFGVLARELGLPTRVAVGYAARAESSERTTVRGRDLHAWPEVYVTGEGWIPFEPTPGGAGFRADTGEDVPSTPGAQDPAEGPDETTTPESSPTPEEIDEPTEDEAAAPADDGTDISATGDTGAWLARSAPALAALLLLLVPAAVRQAVRLVRRRRVRQGAAPASAAWAEFRSRARDLGVERADARQGAGASASAPRARTPEAAVEYLVATGALTDSAAVGAAWALASAVTAERYGASAAPASSEALMRQCTTATAGLARASTRSRRVLAALAPASLLRRREDRQARP from the coding sequence ATGGTGCGTGACGCCCGCGGACGCACGGCGCGGAACTCAGGAGCACCGGAGCGGGCGCGGATCCTGATCGCCGGCACCGCCCTCGCCTGCCTGTTCGCGCTCGTGCTCGTGGCGCTCACCGCAGTGTTCGCGGCGGACGGGTGGCTCCCCCGCGCGATCGTCATAGCGGTCGGCGCCGTGCTCGGCTCAGCCGGTGCGCGTGCTCTACTCCCGGGCAGCACGGGGACCTGGCGAGCCGGTGTGCTCGCCGCTGTGACCGGCACGCTCGTCGGCGGAGCGGCCTGGGCGGCGCCGCTGGTGGCCAGTGGACGTCTGAGGACCTGGCTCGAACTCCCGAATGATCTGGTCCAGCAGATCTCGCTCGAACTCACCATCGGAGCAGCTCCGGTCCGCCCGTCGCCCGAGCTCGGCGACGTCATCTGCACCGCCGTGCTTCTGATCTCCGTCGTGGTGGTCGTGCTCTTCAGCACCCGAGCGCTCCTCGCGAGCGGCATCACCGTCGCGCTCCTCCTCCTCGCCACCCCGATCGTGACCACCCGTGGCGTCGATCCCCTCACTCTCGTCATCGCCGGCTTGCTGCTCGCCGTGATCTTGTGGGCGGGATCGCCGACGCTTCGACCAGGCGGACTGGTCGCCGCCGGCGTTGCCGTCGCGGTCGCGGCCGGGGCGGTCTCCCTCGCACCGCCCACGCGGGACCGCGTCTGGAACTCGGCGAACGTCACCGCCCCGGTCGGCAGCAACACACCGGACGTCAGTCTCGCGCTCGCCGACGACCTCCGCGAGCGCAGCAACACCCCCGCGTTCAGCTTCGTCGCCGAGGACCGCTCACCGCTCAGGTTCACCCTCGCGACCGTCGCAGACTTCAGCGGCGGACGCTGGCAACCGCAGGACGCGCTCACGAGCGACGGCCTCGACGTGACCGTGGAGCGCGATCCCGCGCAATTGCCACCTCAGACCGAGAGCACCGCTCCCGTGGATCGCTCGATCAGCCTGCAGATCACCATCGACGGCCTCGTGAGCGAGTGGATGCCGCTGCCCCAGTCGACGGCGATCGTGGGCACCGCGCGCGGCGGCGGCATCGACACCGACCAGTGGCTCTGGGTCGACGCCGCAGCAGCAGCACGCTCGGAGCGGTCCGCCACGCAGCGCGGCGACTCGTACATGGCGCTGTACACGCCGTTCGATCGCTTCCCCGCATCCCCGCGCCCGGAGGGCGGGCGCAATGCGGCGAACGCGGTCCCGATCCCGACACCCGAGACGGAGCCGCGCATCACCGACCCGGCCTCCGCGCCACCGGAGATGCAGGAGTATCTTGAGCTGCCAGGTGAGGTGCCCCAGAGCATCAGCGACGCAGCGGAGCGGCTGCGCGTGAGCGCCGGATCCGACGATCGCCTCGTCATCGCCGAGACGATCGAGCGGTGGTTCCGCTCCGGGGCATTCACCTACGACGAGTCGGCGCCCTCCACCGCAGACGACGATGCGGATGACCCCTACGCGATCATGGAGACGTTCCTCGCCGACCGCAGTGGATTCTGCATCCACTACGCGTCGACGTTCGGCGTCCTGGCGCGCGAGCTCGGGCTGCCCACCCGAGTCGCGGTGGGGTACGCCGCACGAGCCGAGTCCTCGGAGCGGACCACGGTGCGCGGACGCGACCTCCATGCCTGGCCCGAGGTCTACGTGACCGGGGAGGGCTGGATCCCCTTCGAGCCCACGCCGGGCGGTGCAGGATTCCGAGCCGACACGGGTGAGGACGTGCCATCCACGCCAGGCGCGCAGGATCCAGCGGAGGGTCCGGACGAGACGACGACACCGGAGAGCTCCCCGACTCCCGAGGAGATCGATGAGCCGACCGAAGACGAGGCTGCCGCTCCCGCAGACGACGGCACCGACATTTCCGCGACGGGAGACACTGGAGCGTGGCTCGCAAGGAGCGCGCCAGCACTCGCGGCGCTGCTTCTGCTCCTCGTTCCGGCAGCGGTGCGGCAGGCCGTCCGCCTCGTGCGACGCAGGCGCGTGCGCCAAGGCGCCGCACCGGCGTCAGCGGCGTGGGCGGAGTTCCGCTCGCGAGCACGGGATCTCGGCGTCGAACGGGCAGACGCCAGGCAGGGAGCAGGCGCTTCTGCTTCCGCTCCCCGAGCGCGCACACCTGAGGCCGCGGTCGAGTACCTCGTGGCCACCGGAGCACTGACCGACTCCGCAGCGGTCGGGGCGGCGTGGGCGCTCGCCTCAGCCGTCACCGCTGAGCGCTACGGCGCCAGTGCCGCCCCGGCATCGTCGGAGGCACTCATGCGCCAGTGCACGACCGCGACCGCTGGGCTCGCGAGGGCCAGCACCCGCTCCCGCCGCGTATTGGCCGCGCTCGCTCCGGCGTCGCTTCTCCGACGTCGAGAGGATCGCCAGGCTAGGCCGTGA
- a CDS encoding GNAT family N-acetyltransferase has product MITVSRADFADPALIAFLHAHLDDMAPTALSESRHALDLSALQRDGVRLWVAHAAGELVVTVALAALEPGHEELKSMRTSPAHRGRGIASRLLAHALDDARSRGTTRVSLETGSMEFFAAARALYRRAGFIDAAPFGDYREDPHSVYLTKVL; this is encoded by the coding sequence ATGATCACCGTGAGCCGAGCAGACTTCGCAGATCCGGCGCTGATCGCATTTCTGCACGCGCACCTCGACGACATGGCACCCACCGCCCTCAGCGAATCCCGGCACGCCCTCGATCTGAGTGCACTCCAGCGGGACGGGGTGCGCCTCTGGGTCGCGCACGCCGCAGGCGAGCTCGTCGTAACGGTGGCGCTCGCCGCTCTGGAGCCGGGGCACGAAGAGCTCAAGAGCATGCGCACCTCCCCCGCGCACCGGGGTCGGGGCATCGCCTCACGCCTGCTCGCGCACGCACTCGACGACGCACGATCGCGCGGCACCACCCGGGTGTCGCTCGAGACCGGAAGCATGGAGTTCTTCGCCGCGGCCCGCGCCCTGTACCGACGCGCGGGCTTCATCGACGCGGCGCCGTTCGGAGACTACCGGGAGGATCCGCACAGCGTGTACTTGACGAAGGTGCTCTGA
- a CDS encoding bile acid:sodium symporter: MRRAAEWMERHQVVLYLVALGIGALLGLGIPAIGRPAESLITPVLGLLLYATFLGVPFARIGRAIRDGRFLATVLILNFVIVPLVVLLLSRIVSHDRALLIGVLFVLLTPCVDYVIVFTGLAGGAQDRLLAAAPLLMLAQMLLLPVFLWLFVGSEFVQRVDVVPFVEAFLVLIVLPLLAAALTQLAAARTRIGRAAQDRVLGAMVPLMMLTLAVVVASQIAAVGSRIGALLLVVPVFVLFAAVMLPLGVVAGRIARLAAPGTRAVVFSGVTRNSLVVLPLVLALPEPFALASLVVVMQTLVELVIMVICVRLVPRMTRSAEPA; the protein is encoded by the coding sequence ATGCGTCGGGCAGCGGAGTGGATGGAGCGGCACCAGGTCGTCCTGTACCTCGTCGCGCTCGGCATCGGTGCTCTGCTGGGGCTCGGCATCCCGGCCATTGGCCGGCCGGCCGAGTCCCTCATCACCCCCGTCCTGGGTCTCCTGCTCTACGCGACGTTCCTCGGCGTCCCGTTCGCGAGGATCGGGCGCGCGATTCGGGATGGTCGGTTTCTCGCCACGGTCCTGATCCTGAACTTCGTGATCGTGCCCCTCGTGGTCCTCCTCCTGTCGAGGATCGTCTCCCACGACCGGGCGCTGCTCATCGGGGTGCTCTTCGTACTGCTCACTCCCTGTGTCGACTACGTCATCGTCTTCACCGGGCTCGCAGGAGGGGCGCAGGATCGCCTCCTCGCTGCGGCCCCGCTGCTCATGCTCGCGCAGATGCTCCTTTTGCCGGTGTTCCTGTGGCTGTTCGTCGGCTCGGAGTTCGTGCAGCGCGTCGACGTCGTGCCATTCGTCGAGGCGTTCCTCGTGCTCATCGTGCTCCCGCTGCTCGCGGCTGCGCTGACGCAGCTCGCCGCCGCGCGCACGCGAATCGGCCGGGCCGCTCAGGATCGGGTGCTCGGCGCGATGGTGCCGCTGATGATGCTCACCCTCGCCGTGGTGGTCGCCTCGCAGATCGCCGCAGTGGGCAGCCGGATCGGCGCACTGCTGCTCGTCGTACCGGTGTTCGTGCTGTTCGCCGCCGTGATGCTTCCCCTCGGCGTCGTCGCGGGTCGGATCGCCCGACTGGCTGCGCCAGGCACCCGCGCGGTCGTGTTCAGCGGGGTGACGCGGAACTCTCTCGTGGTGCTGCCGCTCGTCCTCGCGCTGCCCGAGCCGTTCGCGCTCGCGTCGCTCGTCGTAGTGATGCAGACGCTCGTCGAACTCGTCATCATGGTGATCTGCGTGCGGCTCGTCCCGCGCATGACTCGCTCCGCGGAGCCCGCGTAG
- a CDS encoding AAA family ATPase — translation MLLKIWSDAAFRGLSTMPFRSDSCVLGAQTIIYGRNGSGKTTFSEALRLSSLLGDANGVTFRARAFVDGALWNGAFSSEEFPLKVFVYNRYYVHDALRLFLDGEGSALPILKLGVENVQAEAGIQRALDHLDLLQRRRASVRTASDSISVERETLEREVKASVISALAEANSSYYNQTRYQVTQARKLLNDSDLVELTDAELKAETEVASASLREPVRISISPEPLEPEFHETLNSQLLGTTIESVPDSRLMGKAELAKWVEEGMTLHFEGDLCGFCREGTVSRETLLSYRAHFSDALDELRNSCLAAINFLDERRGSWERWLSDLPAVADYLPDFKDLASEQHSLVQEAVQVHVAALGRATDLIRERLADPLRPLPPSEQIAVQLPSVDLSAFQELVNKNNSAVGSQSGRIQAARTAVESHFGAASGVEYRRLQSRLEGGKRAILAIEKLECKISDKLTELRESQQDVGRMARLIDDDLRQYFGHAHLRVSVSSDGKGYVVNRGDQVAQRLSEGERNAIAFTYFLRSLEEDGNEPERSIVVVDDPMTSLDKEGLFATFSLMQKRTATFAQLVVLTHDYEYFRLNLLGLQNRWFQSQKKIREGDVAEAQRPRVAILEMIASSADNIGGREGLLRELPRGLVQHASEYHYLFRHVLEAIVDADASLSEYLPLLGNAGRRLLEGFLSFRAPSKIKFQEKVDEVVKKSSIGSDLAERVVKFLHSQSHREEPRPSGALDFPSIREELTTALVFMYLADREHFLAMVKAVGMDPQAVESLLDTGAL, via the coding sequence ATGTTGTTGAAGATCTGGAGCGACGCCGCGTTTCGTGGGTTGAGCACTATGCCTTTCCGAAGTGATAGCTGTGTGCTCGGTGCCCAAACCATTATCTACGGACGTAATGGCTCTGGTAAAACCACGTTCTCTGAGGCGTTACGTCTCTCTTCGCTTCTGGGAGACGCGAACGGCGTGACATTTCGAGCGCGTGCTTTCGTTGATGGGGCACTTTGGAACGGGGCATTCTCTTCCGAAGAGTTCCCACTCAAAGTTTTCGTCTATAACCGCTATTACGTGCATGACGCTCTGCGCCTGTTTCTAGACGGTGAAGGGAGCGCGCTTCCGATTCTGAAGCTCGGAGTGGAAAATGTGCAAGCTGAAGCGGGGATACAGCGGGCCCTTGACCACCTGGATCTCCTGCAACGACGCAGGGCTAGCGTGAGGACGGCTTCCGATAGTATTTCCGTCGAACGGGAGACCCTCGAGCGAGAGGTAAAGGCGTCGGTCATCTCGGCTCTTGCTGAGGCGAACTCTTCGTATTATAACCAGACAAGGTATCAGGTCACTCAAGCCCGAAAGCTTCTCAACGATTCTGACTTAGTAGAGCTCACGGACGCTGAACTGAAGGCCGAGACTGAGGTTGCTTCAGCCTCATTGAGGGAACCGGTAAGAATTTCGATATCACCTGAGCCATTGGAGCCCGAGTTTCATGAGACATTAAACAGTCAACTTCTCGGCACGACGATTGAGTCAGTTCCCGATTCTCGACTCATGGGCAAGGCGGAGCTCGCCAAATGGGTGGAGGAGGGAATGACGCTCCACTTTGAGGGAGATCTTTGCGGATTCTGCCGAGAAGGTACTGTTTCTCGAGAAACACTACTGTCCTATCGGGCCCACTTTAGCGACGCTTTAGATGAATTGCGAAATAGCTGCCTCGCTGCGATCAACTTTCTCGATGAGCGCAGAGGCTCTTGGGAGCGCTGGTTGAGCGACTTGCCCGCCGTCGCAGATTATCTTCCCGATTTTAAGGATCTCGCGTCTGAACAGCACTCACTCGTGCAAGAAGCTGTACAAGTGCACGTCGCGGCACTGGGACGGGCGACCGATCTCATCCGCGAAAGACTCGCAGACCCCCTCCGCCCGCTCCCTCCTTCTGAACAAATTGCGGTTCAGCTCCCTTCAGTAGACCTAAGCGCATTTCAAGAGCTCGTCAATAAGAACAATTCTGCCGTGGGCTCCCAGTCTGGTCGTATTCAGGCAGCTCGCACTGCAGTTGAATCCCACTTTGGTGCCGCCTCAGGAGTCGAATATCGAAGGTTGCAGTCTCGACTTGAAGGGGGAAAGCGAGCAATTCTGGCGATTGAGAAGCTTGAGTGCAAGATCTCTGACAAGCTGACGGAGCTTCGAGAATCTCAGCAGGATGTTGGGAGGATGGCTCGCTTGATCGATGATGACCTCCGACAGTACTTCGGCCATGCCCATCTCCGCGTCTCCGTTTCCTCCGATGGGAAGGGGTACGTCGTAAACCGAGGGGATCAGGTCGCTCAACGACTGAGTGAAGGCGAGAGGAACGCGATCGCTTTCACATACTTTTTGCGCTCTCTTGAAGAAGATGGAAACGAACCCGAGAGGTCGATAGTAGTCGTTGACGATCCGATGACGAGTCTCGACAAGGAAGGGCTCTTCGCCACTTTTAGCCTCATGCAAAAGCGCACAGCTACTTTTGCGCAACTCGTTGTCTTAACCCACGACTACGAATACTTCAGACTAAATCTTCTCGGGCTGCAGAACCGTTGGTTTCAGTCCCAGAAGAAAATTCGAGAGGGCGACGTCGCGGAGGCGCAAAGACCGCGGGTGGCGATTCTCGAGATGATCGCGTCGTCGGCAGATAACATTGGTGGTCGTGAAGGCCTTCTGCGGGAGCTCCCTCGCGGACTCGTTCAACACGCTAGCGAGTATCACTATCTCTTTCGGCATGTGTTGGAAGCGATAGTTGACGCAGATGCCTCCTTGTCCGAGTACTTACCTCTACTGGGTAATGCTGGCAGGCGTCTACTCGAGGGATTTCTGTCGTTCAGAGCGCCCAGCAAGATCAAGTTCCAAGAGAAAGTTGACGAGGTTGTCAAGAAATCGTCAATTGGCAGCGACCTTGCAGAACGAGTCGTCAAGTTCCTTCATAGCCAGTCTCATCGGGAAGAGCCTAGGCCGAGTGGCGCTCTGGACTTTCCTTCGATACGTGAGGAACTGACGACCGCTTTAGTGTTCATGTACCTAGCAGACCGCGAACATTTTTTAGCCATGGTCAAAGCCGTTGGGATGGATCCTCAAGCAGTTGAAAGCCTTCTGGACACCGGAGCTCTGTAG
- a CDS encoding MoxR family ATPase: MAEADTSTRALAQRIARSISSVVTGKSEATESAILTLLAGGHLLIEDVPGVGKTTLASVLARTISADSHRIQFTSDMLPTDVSGLSIFDQDAHAFTFHPGPIFTNIVIADEVNRATPRTQSALLEAMAERSVSVDGTTHPLPDLFMVVATQNPQDMAGTFPLPEAQRDRFMTQISIGYPDAAAERAMLAKRGASDPLDAVTPVATVADVLRARHEVAGLHLAEPVQEYLVAVVASTRRHSGIALGGSPRATLHLSRMARARAAIRGRDFVSPDDVAALASIVLPHRLVPRGRYESVAASMSAATEIVAEIVARTPVP, from the coding sequence ATGGCGGAAGCGGACACTTCGACCCGAGCGCTCGCGCAGCGCATCGCCCGTTCGATCTCAAGCGTCGTCACCGGGAAATCCGAGGCCACGGAGTCCGCGATCCTCACGCTCCTCGCCGGCGGGCACCTCCTCATCGAAGACGTACCGGGCGTCGGCAAGACGACGCTCGCCTCGGTGCTGGCGCGGACGATCAGCGCCGACAGCCACCGCATCCAGTTCACCTCGGACATGCTGCCGACCGACGTGTCAGGGCTTTCGATCTTCGACCAGGACGCGCACGCCTTCACCTTCCACCCCGGTCCGATCTTCACGAACATCGTCATCGCCGACGAGGTCAACCGCGCGACGCCGCGCACCCAGTCCGCTCTGCTCGAGGCTATGGCTGAACGGTCCGTGTCGGTGGACGGCACGACGCACCCGCTCCCCGACCTGTTCATGGTCGTCGCGACGCAGAATCCGCAGGACATGGCGGGCACGTTCCCCCTGCCCGAGGCGCAGCGGGATCGCTTCATGACGCAGATCTCGATCGGCTACCCCGACGCCGCCGCCGAACGTGCGATGCTCGCGAAACGGGGGGCCTCTGACCCGCTTGACGCCGTTACCCCCGTGGCGACGGTCGCCGACGTGCTCCGCGCGCGGCACGAGGTCGCCGGTCTGCATCTCGCGGAGCCGGTGCAGGAGTACCTCGTCGCCGTCGTGGCGAGCACCCGTCGGCACTCAGGCATCGCGCTCGGCGGCAGCCCACGAGCAACACTCCACCTCTCACGTATGGCGCGCGCACGGGCGGCGATCCGCGGCAGGGACTTCGTCTCCCCAGACGACGTTGCCGCGCTCGCGAGCATCGTCCTGCCGCACCGGCTCGTGCCTCGGGGACGCTACGAATCCGTGGCGGCATCGATGAGTGCGGCCACGGAGATCGTCGCCGAGATCGTCGCCCGCACACCGGTTCCGTGA